A region of the Roseiflexus sp. RS-1 genome:
GAAGTGACCGTACATGTCGAACCTGTGTGCTATAACAGGGGGGGCAGCAGTCGAGTAAGGGAGAAAAGCGGTGTTGATCCAGGAACGTGATGGCACTATTGTGCGCCTGCTCGCGCCACCGGGTGACGATCGGTGCACGATTCAGGTGGAAGTTCCACTGGAGAATGTGGAAGAACAGGCAACATTGTTCGATCGGTTGATCGAGTACGCTTTCACAACGCTGGGAGCGCGCTTCCTGGAAGTGCGCGTCACGACAGGCGATGAAGAAGCAGGAGCAGGACTGTGATTGCAGAACAAACGGCATCGTCGCCGGATATTCAGCGTATGGCTGCGCAAACGACTGTCGCGCTCGAAGTTCGTGACGCTCTGAAACGCTTCGGGCGCGAAACGACGCAGGGACAGCCGTTCTGGAAACGCAGCGCCCGCAAGCCGCCAGAGATGACGGTGGCGGTAGACCATATTTCGCTCAGTGTGCGTCGCGGTGAGATTTTCGGTCTCCTCGGCGCAAATGGTTCCGGTAAATCGACCCTGATCCGGCTGATCTCGACGCTGCTCATTCCCGATAGCGGCGAGATCCGCGTCTTTGGGTACGATGTCCAGCGAGAGGAACGGACGGTGCGGCGGTTGATCAATCGGGTCAGCGTCGAAGCGTCGTTTTTCAAGAAGTTGTCGGCGCTGGAAAATCTGATGTACGCGGCGCGTCTCTACGACCTGCCCAGAGCGTATGCGCGCCAGCGTTCGATCACGATCCTGCGCAGCCTCGGCTTGAGCGAGAAACGACTCTACGAACCGCTCGAGCATATGTCGCGCGGGATGCAGCAGAAGGTCGCTATTGCGCGTGGGCTGCTGACATCGCCGGTGCTTTTGTTGCTCGACGAGCCGACAACCGGACTGGATCCACGCTCGAAGCACGATGTGCAGCGCTTCATTCTGCGGATGCGCGCGGAGCATGATACGACGGTGTTCCTCACAACACACGACATGGACGAGGCGGACCGTCTGTGCGACCGGATTGCGATCATCGACAATGGTCGGATCGTGGCGCTCGATACGCCGCAAGGCTTAAAGAGTTCGCTTGGCGCTGGCGGCAAGAACGGCAGCGCAACGATGGAGGACGTGTTTATGGCGCTGACCGGCGAGAGTCTCGACGACGATTTTGAGTCTTCGGACGATTTCGAGAGCAGCGATGGGAACGAAGCGACAATCACAGGCGATTGCAGTTGACCGCGATCACGACGGGCAGCCGGAGACCGGACGTCTGATCGGCAGGGTGCTGCGTGCACAGAGCGGCTTCTTCCGCGTCGAGACCGACCAGGGCATCCTGATGTGTACGCTGCGCGGTCGCCTGAAAAAGGAGCGACAGTCCACCGACATTGCGGTCATTGGCGATCTGGTCGAGGTTACCCCAACGATGCCGGGGCACGGCGTTATTGAGGCGGTGCTGCCGCGCCGCACAAAACTGGCGCGACGCGCACCGGCTTCGAAGGGGGTCTGGAAAGAAGATGTGCTGGCGGCGAACATCGAACAGGCACTGCTCGTCTTTTCGTGCGCCAGCCCTGAATTTTCTCCACGGATGCTCGATCGCTATCTGGTGCTGATCGAGACGAGTGATCTCGATGCAGTGATTGTCGCCAACAAGGTCGACCTGGTGGGCGAAGCAGAAGCGCATCGTCTGTTTGCGCCGTATGAACGCCTGGAATATCCGGTGATCTACACCAGCGCCGTGACCGGGTATGGCATCGACGCGCTGCGTGAGCGGCTCGAAGGACGGATCAGCGTAGTCACGGGGCGATCAGGGGTCGGGAAGAGCAGTCTCTTCAATGCCGTACAACCGGGTTTGGGTCTGGCAGTCGGCGCCATCAGCACTGCGCTGAACAAAGGGCGTCACACAACCCGCGTCGCTGAACTGATCCCGCTCGATCTGCCGGGCGGCGGATATCTGGCAGATACGCCGGGCATCCGTGAACTGGGGCTGTGGCGCTTCCCGAAGGACGAACTGGCGCGCTGTTTCCGCGAATTTCGTCCATACCTGGGGGATTGCTACTTTGCAGGATGTACGCACATCCACGAGCCGGACTGTGCTGTGCGCGCGGCGCTGGCGCGCGGCGAGATTACGCCGGAGCGCTACGACAGTTATGTGCGGTTGTTTGAAGGAGAATGAGCGATGTGCGCCGGTGAGGAGATGATGAATATGCCGGACGCCAACCAACGCAACGGCGCCTGGCGCCCCGAGGTTGTTCCCGGAGCGCGGATCTTCCTGAGTGTGCTGCAACGCGAGGATGTGCCGGTCTTTGCGCGCTGGTTCAGCGACCTGGAGCTGACCGCGTACCTCGGTCAGGGGGGAATGGCGTATACCCTGGAACAGGAGGAAGAGTGGTATGCGCGCGTGTCGCGCGATGCTGGCAGCAAGACATTCACGATCATGACGCGCGATGACCGGCGCATGATCGGAACGGTAAGCCTGATGAATATTGACCATCGCCGTCAGTGCGCCGAACTGGGGATCGCCATCGGCGATACATCTGCCTGGGGCAAAGGGTACGGCAGCGAAGCGGTGCGTTTGATGTGCGACTACGGATTCACCTTTCTGAACCTGTATGCCATCTATCTGTGGCACTCGGGTTTCAACCGGCGCGCGCATCAGGCGTACCTCAAAGCCGGCCTCCGCGAAGCGGGCCGACTGCGCTGCGGTCCGCTCTTCAACGGTCGGCGCTATGATCAGGTCTTGATGGAAATAACGCGTGATGAGTTTGGACCCTCAGGGGTGGCTCATCTTGTTCAGCAGATAGAGAGTGATGTATGACGACCATATCAGAGCGACGCGGCGGCGTCCTTGGACGTGAATTGCGCGGCGCTTATGCGTTCATCGAGCGCAACGCCAATCTGATCAAACGGTACTGGGCCTGGGAATTGGTCTGGCTGGCGTACTCGATTGTCAATGCCCTGTCGATCACCTTTATCGGGCGTGCGTCGGGCGAGATTACCGGCGTGGCTATCGCGCCGGAGCAGATCAATACGTTTATCCTGTTTCTGCTGGTCGGAACGCTGGTGTGGCACTACCTCTCGGTGGTGTTCGACCTGATCAGTGAGTCGATCCAGTGGGAACGCTGGGAAGGAACGATCGAGTATACCTTTATGGCGCCAATCTCGCGTCTGACTCACCTGTTCGGTCAGGCGGCATTTGCGGTGCTGTTCGCCGTTGTGCATACGGCGATCATTCTGGCGGTCGTGTCGGCGTTCTTTCGTATCGATCTGAGTCGGGCGGATTTTGGCGCGATGCTGGTCGTGCTGATCGCTGGCAGCACAAGTTTCATCGGTCTGGGCATGTTTGCCGCCATTCTGCCGCTCCTTTCGCCAGAAAAGGGGTTGCAGATGACGAATATCATCAAGGCGATGGTGTTGCTCGTCAGCGGCGTCTACTATCCGGTTAGCGTTCTACCGGAATGGCTGCAACCGCTGGCATATATTTCACCAGCAACCTACATGCTCGACGGCATTCGCGCGGCGCTTCTTGAAGGCGCGAGCGTCGGAACGCTCTGGTCGGGGCGGGTGTTACCGCTGCTGCTGACCGGGTTGCTGACGATCCCAACCGGGCTGCTGGCGTTCATGCGCGCTGAGCGTTACGCCAAGGCGACCGGCAGACTCAAACGGAACGGATAATATGGTCTTTGAAGAAATATTCCGCTCCAGCCCGCGCAGGCGGGCTTCGCCTTGGATAGCCGAGGGCTTATGGTCTTTGAAAAAATAATCCGGTATAGCCCGCGCAGGCGGGCTTCGCCTCGCCTAGCCGAGGGCTTCAGCCCCACGGCTAGCGCGGTATACCGGATTTATTTCTCAATCTCCATCAGCCCGACGGCAAGAGGCGCATACCGGATTAAGTTCTCCAATCTCCATTGAACCTCTCCAACGTGACAGGGGGTATCGCAGGCGAACAGGCGCCTGCGATACTCATCCATGAACTACAAGGAGGCACCATGCCTGTCCAGTCAACAATTGATCGCGGCGATGGCCTGGTCGTACGCTGGTCAACCGCCGCCGATCAGGAGCGTATCGCCGATCTGTTTTCCCACGTCTTTCGTCGCTCTGCCGATGATCCGCCAAATGCGCGTATGATCGCGTATGTGCAGCATCAGATGAGTGGGTGCCATCCATTGATCGGACCAAACGACATCGCGCTGGTCGAGGATGCGCAACGCGGGATCGTGGTTGCGGCAACGTCGGTGATGCGGCAGCGCTGGGAGTATGCTGGCGTCCCGTTTACGCTCAGCCGCGCCGAGCCGGTCGCTGCACACGAAGAGTACCGCAACCGCGGTCTGGTGCGCGCCACGTTCGATCTGATGCACGCCCGCAGCGCCGAACGCGGCGACCTGGCGCAGTGCATTACCGGAATCCCTTATTTCTACCGGCAGTTCGGCTATGAGTACGCGGTCGATCTAGGCGGCTCACGCAGTGTGGCGCTGACCATGATCCCCGACGCAAAAGAAGGGCAGCCCGAACCGTTCACGCTGCGCGACGCCACTATCGATGACCTGCCGCAGATCCGGATGCTGTACGAACGGGAGCGGTCGCGCAATGTCAATGGATTGCCCATCCTCGTCTCGACCCCGTTCGATCACGACCACTGGCGCTGGACGCTGAGCGGGCAAACGGTTGATGCGGGTGAAGGATGGAATACCCGGATGATTGTCCGCCCCGATGGGCAACCCGTCGGGTATGTGCTGACCGGGCGCGTGCGCTGGAGTCCGGATCAGGTGCGGGTTGTGGGGATGATGGTCGAACCGGGCATACCACTGACCGCTGTGATGCCGCCGGTGCTGCGTGCGCTGCGTACGATTGCGCCGACGGTGCCGAATGCTCCGCCGAAGACCGGCGAACCGCGCCGACTGGTCTTCAGCCTGGGCGCAGCGCACCCGGTGTACGAGGCGCTGGGGCGCGATCTGATCATGCGGACGGAGCAGCCGTATGGGTGGTATGTGCGCGTGCCGGATGTGCCGCTGTTCTTGCGCCACATTCGCGCTGTACTGGAGCGACGTCTGGCGGGATCGTTCCTGGCAGGATACACCGGTGAACTGAACATTGATTTCTACAAAAGCGGTCTGCGCCTGGTTTTCGACCAGGGTCGGATAGCCTTCATCGAGCCGTGGCGACCGCCGGTGTACGGTGATGAAGCCAGCGCTGGCTTTCCGCCGCTGGTGTTCTTGCAACTGATGTTTGGACGGCGCAGTCTGGAGGAGTTGTGCGCCTGGCATGACGATGTGTGGGCGGATGACGAACCGGCGATGGTGTTGAATACCCTCTTCCCGAAACAGCCATCGTGGGTGCTACCGTTGGATTGAACCTGTACGGGCGCAGCGGCGCTGCCGCAGCGCTGCTGCCTTGCCTCAATCCAATCGCTTTCTGAAGCGCAGTGATGCGATGGTCAGGAGCGCCGCGCCGAAGATTGTCAACGCTGCGATCTGCGGCAGCAACGCTTCGATGCCCACACCCTTGATGATGATGCCGCGCACAACGACCAGAAAGTAGGTCAGCGGGATGATCTTGCTGATCAGCTGGAGCGCAGCAGGCATGGCATCGATCGGGTAGATGAAGCCGGAAATGAACACCGACGGCAAGAGGGTCAGAAAGGACAACTGGAACGCTTCAAACTGGGTGTGCGCAATGGTCGAGATCAGCAGTCCGAGCGCCAGCGTCGAAACCAGGAACAGGCACGCGATAGCCACCAGCAGGATCAAACTGCCGCGGATTGGAACGCCAAACCAGAGCGTTCCTACCAGCAACACCTCGCCGACGACGAGCAGTTCGATCACGGCATACGGCAGGATTTTTCCCAGCATCAACTCGTAGGGGCGAATCGGGGTCACGATCAACTGTTCGATCGTGCCGCGTTCCCGTTCACGCACCACTGCCGACGCCGTCAGGAGGGTCGCCTGAAATTGCAGCACCAGTCCGATCAGCCCCGGCACCATGAAGACGGCGCTGTCCATGTCTGGGTTGTACCAGACACGCTCACGCACCTGCGGCACACCGGGCATGAGCGTGGTCGTCGCGCCGCGTCGCGCCAGCGTCTCTTCGCGCACCCTGGTTGCCAGCGCCACGCCGATCAGCCGTGCCGATGACAGCGCATTCGATGCAACCGATGGATCAGATCCGTCGAGCACAAAAACAACCCCAACGTCACGCCCGGCAGTGACGGTGCGCCCGTAATCCGGTGGAATGATCAGCCCGGCGCGCGCCTGACCGCTATCAATCTGCGCCGCCAGATCACGTTCTGACATGACATAACGATAGACTGTGAATTGCCCGGACTGCACGAAGGCGTCGATCAGCGCGCGGCTCTGGCGGGTGCGATCCTGATCAAGGACTGCCAGCGGCACATTGCGCACATCGGTCGTTGCAGCGTAGCCGAGGATGACCATCTGGATCACCGGCGTCAGGAAGGCGATCATCAGCGCGCGCCGGTCACGCAGAATGTGGATGAATTCCTTGCGAATGATCGGCAGGATGCGGTTCATAACGGCGATGACGCTAGTCCACAATTGCCTGGTATGCCAGCGCACGAAAGTCGCGCTGCGGTTCATCCAGTCCCTGGTATTGCGTCATGAAGACGCCAGCGAATGACTCGGCAGGATCGACCCAGTAGTAGGTCGTGGCAGCGCCAGCCCATCCGAATTCGCCTGCTGTTCCCGGCATGCCCGACAGCCCGACGTCCATCAAGACGCGCGATCCAAGACCAAACCCGTAGCCGGGGTATGCGATGCCGGCAATATCCCATGGCAGAAGCGCCGGCGGGATGTGGTTGGCGTGCATCAGTTCCAGCGTCTTGCGTCCCAGGATGCGCGTCCCGTCGAGCGTTCCGCCGTTGAGTAGCATCAATGCGAACCGCATGTAGTCCTGCACTGTCGAGAACAGTCCATGACCGCCGCGCGCAAAGGTCTCCGGCTGATCGACCGGATAGCTCTCCTGCGGATCGATCCGCTCCAGGATCCCCTGTTGCCAGTTGAAGAACATCTGCAGGATCGTCATACCCCGCGCCCCCAGATCGCCGACGCCGTACATGGCAGCCAGGCGGTGACGCTTCTCCGGCGGCACGTAGAAGTCGGTATCGACCATGCCGAGCGGATCGAAGATCCGTTCGCGGAGAAAATGACGCAGGGGTTGGTCGGCGATGATCTCGATCACGTGCGCTGCGACATCGATCGAGACGCTGTAGTGCCACTTCGTGCCGGGATGGTACGCCAGCGGCAGTCGGGCGAGCTCGTCGACGAACTGTTGCAGCGTGCGCTGTGCATTGTGCATCAGTTCGTGCTGACGGTACAACTCGCCGACCGGCGAGTCGATCAGGAAGTCATAGGTGAACCCGCCCAGGTGGGTCATCAGGTCGCCAATGGTGATCGGACGTTGCGGCGCGACTTCTTTATCCTGTTGCAATACTTTGACGTTTGCGAACGCCGGGATGAACGTCGCCAGCGGTGTGATCAACTGGAAACGCCCTTCCTCGTAGAGCGTCATCAGGGCGGTGCAGACGATCGGCTTGGTCATCGAGTAGATGCGAAAAATGGCATCACTCCGCAACGCCTCGTCGGTTTCCTTGCTCATCCGCCCAACCTGCTCGGCGTAGACGATCGTGCCACGCCGTGCGATCATCATACTTGCGCCAGCAATAGTTCCCCGGTCGATCCAGCGTTGCATCGCCGGACGAATGCGCGCCAGACGGTCAGAACTGATGCCGACGCTTTCGGGAGATGCGGCTGTGTCGCTCATAAGGCGTCCTCTCCTATCAAACACTCAACGCTCAACGCTCATCCACCAACCGTTCAACGTTCAACGCTCAACGCTCAACGCTCAACGCTCATCCACCAACCGTTCAACGTTCAACGCTCAACGTTCAACGTTCAACCTTCAACGTTCAACCTTCAACGTTCAACCTTCAACGCTCAACGTTCAACGCTCAACGTTCAACGTTCAACCTTCAACGTTCAACCTTCAACGCTCAACGCTCAACTCCCGCCAGAACTCCAGCACCGCGCCATCACCGGTCTGAGTGGACATGCGTTCGACCTCGTAGGTATGCACTCGTCCGCCGGCATCGGGCAACGCCACCTCGGCGCGCCCCTCGTCATCCTGGCTGATACGCTGCATGCCGTGCAGGCAGAGTCGCTGACGCAGTTCGGCATACGACCGGCCGACGAGTTCGCGCGGATGTACGCCGACGATGCGATCTGAGAAGAAACGGTTGACAGCGAGCACCATATCATCAGCGTCGAGCAGCAGCACGCCCTCTGGCAGGTGATCGAACACAACGCGCAGCAGA
Encoded here:
- a CDS encoding ABC transporter ATP-binding protein, with product MAAQTTVALEVRDALKRFGRETTQGQPFWKRSARKPPEMTVAVDHISLSVRRGEIFGLLGANGSGKSTLIRLISTLLIPDSGEIRVFGYDVQREERTVRRLINRVSVEASFFKKLSALENLMYAARLYDLPRAYARQRSITILRSLGLSEKRLYEPLEHMSRGMQQKVAIARGLLTSPVLLLLDEPTTGLDPRSKHDVQRFILRMRAEHDTTVFLTTHDMDEADRLCDRIAIIDNGRIVALDTPQGLKSSLGAGGKNGSATMEDVFMALTGESLDDDFESSDDFESSDGNEATITGDCS
- the rsgA gene encoding ribosome small subunit-dependent GTPase A, whose protein sequence is MGTKRQSQAIAVDRDHDGQPETGRLIGRVLRAQSGFFRVETDQGILMCTLRGRLKKERQSTDIAVIGDLVEVTPTMPGHGVIEAVLPRRTKLARRAPASKGVWKEDVLAANIEQALLVFSCASPEFSPRMLDRYLVLIETSDLDAVIVANKVDLVGEAEAHRLFAPYERLEYPVIYTSAVTGYGIDALRERLEGRISVVTGRSGVGKSSLFNAVQPGLGLAVGAISTALNKGRHTTRVAELIPLDLPGGGYLADTPGIRELGLWRFPKDELARCFREFRPYLGDCYFAGCTHIHEPDCAVRAALARGEITPERYDSYVRLFEGE
- a CDS encoding GNAT family N-acetyltransferase, with the protein product MPDANQRNGAWRPEVVPGARIFLSVLQREDVPVFARWFSDLELTAYLGQGGMAYTLEQEEEWYARVSRDAGSKTFTIMTRDDRRMIGTVSLMNIDHRRQCAELGIAIGDTSAWGKGYGSEAVRLMCDYGFTFLNLYAIYLWHSGFNRRAHQAYLKAGLREAGRLRCGPLFNGRRYDQVLMEITRDEFGPSGVAHLVQQIESDV
- a CDS encoding ABC transporter permease, giving the protein MTTISERRGGVLGRELRGAYAFIERNANLIKRYWAWELVWLAYSIVNALSITFIGRASGEITGVAIAPEQINTFILFLLVGTLVWHYLSVVFDLISESIQWERWEGTIEYTFMAPISRLTHLFGQAAFAVLFAVVHTAIILAVVSAFFRIDLSRADFGAMLVVLIAGSTSFIGLGMFAAILPLLSPEKGLQMTNIIKAMVLLVSGVYYPVSVLPEWLQPLAYISPATYMLDGIRAALLEGASVGTLWSGRVLPLLLTGLLTIPTGLLAFMRAERYAKATGRLKRNG
- a CDS encoding GNAT family N-acetyltransferase translates to MPVQSTIDRGDGLVVRWSTAADQERIADLFSHVFRRSADDPPNARMIAYVQHQMSGCHPLIGPNDIALVEDAQRGIVVAATSVMRQRWEYAGVPFTLSRAEPVAAHEEYRNRGLVRATFDLMHARSAERGDLAQCITGIPYFYRQFGYEYAVDLGGSRSVALTMIPDAKEGQPEPFTLRDATIDDLPQIRMLYERERSRNVNGLPILVSTPFDHDHWRWTLSGQTVDAGEGWNTRMIVRPDGQPVGYVLTGRVRWSPDQVRVVGMMVEPGIPLTAVMPPVLRALRTIAPTVPNAPPKTGEPRRLVFSLGAAHPVYEALGRDLIMRTEQPYGWYVRVPDVPLFLRHIRAVLERRLAGSFLAGYTGELNIDFYKSGLRLVFDQGRIAFIEPWRPPVYGDEASAGFPPLVFLQLMFGRRSLEELCAWHDDVWADDEPAMVLNTLFPKQPSWVLPLD
- a CDS encoding ABC transporter permease, yielding MNRILPIIRKEFIHILRDRRALMIAFLTPVIQMVILGYAATTDVRNVPLAVLDQDRTRQSRALIDAFVQSGQFTVYRYVMSERDLAAQIDSGQARAGLIIPPDYGRTVTAGRDVGVVFVLDGSDPSVASNALSSARLIGVALATRVREETLARRGATTTLMPGVPQVRERVWYNPDMDSAVFMVPGLIGLVLQFQATLLTASAVVRERERGTIEQLIVTPIRPYELMLGKILPYAVIELLVVGEVLLVGTLWFGVPIRGSLILLVAIACLFLVSTLALGLLISTIAHTQFEAFQLSFLTLLPSVFISGFIYPIDAMPAALQLISKIIPLTYFLVVVRGIIIKGVGIEALLPQIAALTIFGAALLTIASLRFRKRLD
- a CDS encoding serine hydrolase domain-containing protein; this encodes MSDTAASPESVGISSDRLARIRPAMQRWIDRGTIAGASMMIARRGTIVYAEQVGRMSKETDEALRSDAIFRIYSMTKPIVCTALMTLYEEGRFQLITPLATFIPAFANVKVLQQDKEVAPQRPITIGDLMTHLGGFTYDFLIDSPVGELYRQHELMHNAQRTLQQFVDELARLPLAYHPGTKWHYSVSIDVAAHVIEIIADQPLRHFLRERIFDPLGMVDTDFYVPPEKRHRLAAMYGVGDLGARGMTILQMFFNWQQGILERIDPQESYPVDQPETFARGGHGLFSTVQDYMRFALMLLNGGTLDGTRILGRKTLELMHANHIPPALLPWDIAGIAYPGYGFGLGSRVLMDVGLSGMPGTAGEFGWAGAATTYYWVDPAESFAGVFMTQYQGLDEPQRDFRALAYQAIVD